A single genomic interval of Malania oleifera isolate guangnan ecotype guangnan chromosome 13, ASM2987363v1, whole genome shotgun sequence harbors:
- the LOC131146316 gene encoding serine/threonine-protein kinase AtPK2/AtPK19-like isoform X2, with the protein MTMNLSLSLSLSLSLSRLLLFCFGKLGSVIPRSPSLYVAARVFVQCNLCNHSLPRINSRLASNLGLCIRSISLSVNNMVFTAQKKTVHSILATKLTKLTIPQSSSYSPPQDFDFSDVFGPGTPHLDASSPSSSSSPSPFLKDPEIIHHRSHSFVGPSPRFSLSASLPFNAFHDEIDSQGSDADDSDPGCGEGKKEKVEKEDGVSKIGPWDFEILRVVGQGAFGKVFQVRKKGQSGADGDGIFAMKVMRKDTIIKKNHVDYMKAERDILTKVVHPFIVQLRYSFQTKSKLYLILDFFNGGHLFYHLYRQGIFSEDQARVYTAEIVSAVSHLHENGIVHRDLKPENILMDADGHVMLTDFGLAKEIDRSSRSNSMCGTTEYMAPEILLTKGHNKNADWWSVGILLYEMLSGQPPYTHANRQKLQQKIINEKVRLPPFLSTEAHSLLKGLLQKEPSRRLGSGPSGGDEIKRHKWFRLINWKKLEARELQPKFKPDVSGKDCTANFDRCWTAMPPDDSPAPTPTAEEHFQGYTYVAPNPWLSSGSG; encoded by the exons ATGACCatgaacctctctctctctctctctctctctctctctctctctcgtctcttGCTTTTCTGCTTTGGGAAGTTAGGCTCAGTGATCCCTCGTTCTCCATCCCTCTATGTGGCTGCGCGTGTATTTGTGCAATGTAATCTCTGTAATCACAGCCTGCCCAGAATAAATTCTCGGCTGGCTTCGAATCTGGGACTCTGTATTCGCTCTATTTCTCTCTCTGTGAACAACATGGTTTTTACAGCTCAGAAGAAAACCGTTCATTCAATCCTGGCTACCAAGCTCACCAAGCTCACAATCCCCCAATCTTCCTCGTATTCTCCTCCCCAAGACTTCGACTTCTCTGATGTCTTCGGCCCTGGAACGCCCCATCTCGATGCATCAtccccatcttcttcttcttcgcctTCGCCGTTCCTCAAGGACCCAGAAATCATTCACCATCGCTCGCACTCCTTCGTCGGCCCTTCCCCTCGATTCTCCCTCTCCGCCTCTCTCCCGTTCAACGCCTTCCACGACGAAATCGACTCCCAAGGCTCCGATGCCGACGATAGCGATCCTGGGTGTGGCGAGGGGAAGAAGGAGAAGGTGGAGAAAGAAGATGGGGTGTCAAAGATAGGGCCTTGGGATTTCGAGATATTGAGGGTTGTGGGTCAGGGTGCCTTCGGGAAAGTTTTTCAGGTGAGGAAGAAAGGGCAGAGTGGGGCTGATGGGGAtgggatttttgcaatgaaagtGATGAGGAAGGATACTATTATAAAGAAGAATCATGTGGATTATATGAAGGCTGAAAGGGATATACTCACCAAAGTGGTGCATCCATTCATTGTTCAGCTTCGCTACTCTTTCCAG ACCAAGTCTAAGCTCTACTTGATCCTGGATTTTTTTAATGGAGGACATCTCTTCTATCATCTATACAGACAGGGAATATTCAG TGAGGATCAAGCAAGGGTTTATACCGCTGAGATTGTTTCTGCTGTTTCACATCTTCACGAGAATGGGATCGTGCATCGGGATCTTAAACCTGAAAATATTCTCATGGATGCTGATGGGCAT GTTATGCTAACTGATTTTGGACTGGCAAAAGAAATTGATCGATCAAGCAGATCAAACTCAATGTGTGGGACCACAGAATACATGGCTCCAGAAATCTTACTGACTAAAGGCCACAATAAAAATGCAGATTGGTGGAGTGTTGGGATACTATTGTATGAAATGCTAAGTGGACAG CCACCATATACACATGCAAACAGGCAGAAGCTTCAGCAGAAAATAATCAATGAGAAAGTGAGACTTCCGCCATTCTTGAGTACTGAAGCTCATTCTTTGCTCAAAGGA TTGCTGCAGAAGGAACCATCAAGAAGGTTAGGAAGTGGACCTAGTGGAGGAGATGAGATTAAGAGGCATAAATGGTTTCGCTTAATCAATTGGAAGAAATTAGAGGCAAGAGAATTGCAGCCAAAGTTCAAGCCAGACGTGAGCGGGAAAGACTGCACAGCCAACTTTGATCGTTGTTGGACGGCAATGCCTCCAGATGACTCTCCTGCCCCCACACCAACTGCTGAAGAACATTTTCAGGGATACACTTACGTAGCACCTAACCCTTGGCTTTCTTCTGGTTCTGGATAA
- the LOC131146316 gene encoding serine/threonine-protein kinase AtPK2/AtPK19-like isoform X1 gives MTMNLSLSLSLSLSLSRLLLFCFGKLGSVIPRSPSLYVAARVFVQCNLCNHSLPRINSRLASNLGLCIRSISLSVNNMVFTAQKKTVHSILATKLTKLTIPQSSSYSPPQDFDFSDVFGPGTPHLDASSPSSSSSPSPFLKDPEIIHHRSHSFVGPSPRFSLSASLPFNAFHDEIDSQGSDADDSDPGCGEGKKEKVEKEDGVSKIGPWDFEILRVVGQGAFGKVFQVRKKGQSGADGDGIFAMKVMRKDTIIKKNHVDYMKAERDILTKVVHPFIVQLRYSFQTKSKLYLILDFFNGGHLFYHLYRQGIFSEDQARVYTAEIVSAVSHLHENGIVHRDLKPENILMDADGHVMLTDFGLAKEIDRSSRSNSMCGTTEYMAPEILLTKGHNKNADWWSVGILLYEMLSGQVVLYPPYTHANRQKLQQKIINEKVRLPPFLSTEAHSLLKGLLQKEPSRRLGSGPSGGDEIKRHKWFRLINWKKLEARELQPKFKPDVSGKDCTANFDRCWTAMPPDDSPAPTPTAEEHFQGYTYVAPNPWLSSGSG, from the exons ATGACCatgaacctctctctctctctctctctctctctctctctctctcgtctcttGCTTTTCTGCTTTGGGAAGTTAGGCTCAGTGATCCCTCGTTCTCCATCCCTCTATGTGGCTGCGCGTGTATTTGTGCAATGTAATCTCTGTAATCACAGCCTGCCCAGAATAAATTCTCGGCTGGCTTCGAATCTGGGACTCTGTATTCGCTCTATTTCTCTCTCTGTGAACAACATGGTTTTTACAGCTCAGAAGAAAACCGTTCATTCAATCCTGGCTACCAAGCTCACCAAGCTCACAATCCCCCAATCTTCCTCGTATTCTCCTCCCCAAGACTTCGACTTCTCTGATGTCTTCGGCCCTGGAACGCCCCATCTCGATGCATCAtccccatcttcttcttcttcgcctTCGCCGTTCCTCAAGGACCCAGAAATCATTCACCATCGCTCGCACTCCTTCGTCGGCCCTTCCCCTCGATTCTCCCTCTCCGCCTCTCTCCCGTTCAACGCCTTCCACGACGAAATCGACTCCCAAGGCTCCGATGCCGACGATAGCGATCCTGGGTGTGGCGAGGGGAAGAAGGAGAAGGTGGAGAAAGAAGATGGGGTGTCAAAGATAGGGCCTTGGGATTTCGAGATATTGAGGGTTGTGGGTCAGGGTGCCTTCGGGAAAGTTTTTCAGGTGAGGAAGAAAGGGCAGAGTGGGGCTGATGGGGAtgggatttttgcaatgaaagtGATGAGGAAGGATACTATTATAAAGAAGAATCATGTGGATTATATGAAGGCTGAAAGGGATATACTCACCAAAGTGGTGCATCCATTCATTGTTCAGCTTCGCTACTCTTTCCAG ACCAAGTCTAAGCTCTACTTGATCCTGGATTTTTTTAATGGAGGACATCTCTTCTATCATCTATACAGACAGGGAATATTCAG TGAGGATCAAGCAAGGGTTTATACCGCTGAGATTGTTTCTGCTGTTTCACATCTTCACGAGAATGGGATCGTGCATCGGGATCTTAAACCTGAAAATATTCTCATGGATGCTGATGGGCAT GTTATGCTAACTGATTTTGGACTGGCAAAAGAAATTGATCGATCAAGCAGATCAAACTCAATGTGTGGGACCACAGAATACATGGCTCCAGAAATCTTACTGACTAAAGGCCACAATAAAAATGCAGATTGGTGGAGTGTTGGGATACTATTGTATGAAATGCTAAGTGGACAGGTAGTGCTTTAT CCACCATATACACATGCAAACAGGCAGAAGCTTCAGCAGAAAATAATCAATGAGAAAGTGAGACTTCCGCCATTCTTGAGTACTGAAGCTCATTCTTTGCTCAAAGGA TTGCTGCAGAAGGAACCATCAAGAAGGTTAGGAAGTGGACCTAGTGGAGGAGATGAGATTAAGAGGCATAAATGGTTTCGCTTAATCAATTGGAAGAAATTAGAGGCAAGAGAATTGCAGCCAAAGTTCAAGCCAGACGTGAGCGGGAAAGACTGCACAGCCAACTTTGATCGTTGTTGGACGGCAATGCCTCCAGATGACTCTCCTGCCCCCACACCAACTGCTGAAGAACATTTTCAGGGATACACTTACGTAGCACCTAACCCTTGGCTTTCTTCTGGTTCTGGATAA